In a single window of the Candidatus Lernaella stagnicola genome:
- a CDS encoding HIT domain-containing protein — protein MDRIFAPWRIDYIKADQPEEGCVLCNAAQADDDAEKLVLHRGVHAYVIMNKYPYTNGHLMVSPYAHLGEMTALSTEMWAEVMELTTLCVRALEMYGRPHGFNIGMNIGRVAGAGVEGHLHMHVVPRWNGDVNFMPVLADVRVINEHIGETFAALRRAFEELIAQDKKKGSE, from the coding sequence ATGGACAGGATTTTCGCGCCGTGGCGCATCGATTACATCAAGGCGGATCAACCTGAGGAAGGGTGCGTGCTGTGCAACGCCGCGCAGGCGGACGACGATGCGGAAAAGCTCGTGTTGCACCGGGGCGTTCATGCCTACGTCATCATGAACAAATACCCCTATACAAACGGGCATTTGATGGTTTCCCCGTACGCGCATCTAGGCGAGATGACGGCTCTTTCCACCGAGATGTGGGCCGAGGTGATGGAACTGACGACGCTTTGCGTGCGCGCGCTGGAAATGTACGGGCGACCGCATGGCTTCAACATCGGCATGAACATCGGACGGGTTGCCGGCGCCGGTGTCGAGGGACACCTGCACATGCACGTCGTGCCGCGCTGGAACGGCGACGTGAACTTCATGCCGGTGCTGGCCGATGTGCGCGTGATCAACGAACATATAGGTGAAACCTTTGCGGCGCTTCGGCGCGCATTTGAAGAACTAATCGCACAAGACAAAAAAAAGGGATCGGAATGA
- a CDS encoding metallophosphoesterase family protein, with protein sequence MREAGRTVRIGILSDTHLDGPWNPEPFRRLLSGPFAGVERVLHAGDVGDYDWLTAVALAGVPVTAVAGNCDEQDDPRLPARRILDIHGYRIGLIHGWGDAARTPHRVARAFAQDDVNAVVFGHTHQPHLATGGQVTYFNPGSMFWPRNSRESVGLLTLSAGRPKWTHITLEGSR encoded by the coding sequence ATGAGGGAAGCCGGTCGTACGGTCCGCATCGGAATCCTTTCCGATACCCACCTGGATGGCCCCTGGAACCCCGAACCGTTTCGGCGCCTGTTGTCCGGCCCCTTCGCCGGAGTGGAAAGAGTCCTGCACGCCGGCGACGTTGGTGATTACGACTGGCTTACCGCCGTGGCCCTGGCCGGGGTGCCGGTGACGGCGGTGGCCGGCAATTGCGACGAGCAAGACGACCCGCGTTTACCGGCCCGCCGCATCCTAGACATTCATGGTTACCGCATCGGTTTGATTCACGGCTGGGGCGACGCCGCGCGAACGCCGCACAGAGTCGCCCGTGCTTTCGCCCAAGATGATGTGAACGCAGTGGTTTTCGGGCATACACACCAGCCCCACCTTGCAACGGGGGGGCAAGTCACCTACTTTAACCCAGGTTCCATGTTCTGGCCGCGAAACAGCCGGGAAAGCGTCGGGTTGCTCACGCTTTCCGCCGGCCGGCCGAAATGGACGCACATCACTCTCGAGGGAAGCCGGTAG
- a CDS encoding cyclodeaminase/cyclohydrolase family protein, translating into MSKLVELKVNEFVDLLASNEPAPGGGSVAALAGAQAAALMAMVCRLTIGKKKYADVEEEAQNALEALERLRGELMALVDADTDAYNKFGDAFAMPKGTDEEKAARRQAIRNAAKGAAQVPAQTLAASAKVARLIESLYRKTNRNCLSDAGTGMQLAYTAVIGAAMNVQINLSTTGDEQFNTEHAAIVADALAEITPLAETVTLDIRSLLAD; encoded by the coding sequence ATGTCCAAGCTCGTGGAGTTGAAAGTCAATGAATTCGTCGATCTACTCGCCTCGAACGAACCGGCGCCGGGCGGCGGCAGCGTGGCAGCCTTGGCAGGCGCACAGGCAGCCGCATTGATGGCGATGGTCTGCCGCCTGACCATCGGCAAAAAGAAGTACGCCGATGTGGAGGAAGAAGCGCAGAATGCGCTGGAGGCGCTCGAGCGTTTACGTGGTGAACTAATGGCGCTGGTCGACGCCGACACCGATGCGTACAACAAGTTCGGCGACGCTTTTGCGATGCCCAAGGGTACCGACGAAGAGAAGGCGGCGCGGCGGCAAGCGATTCGCAACGCGGCCAAGGGGGCGGCTCAAGTGCCCGCTCAAACGTTGGCGGCGTCGGCGAAAGTGGCGAGGTTGATCGAGTCGCTTTACCGGAAAACGAACAGGAATTGCCTGTCGGATGCGGGCACCGGAATGCAACTCGCCTACACGGCGGTGATCGGTGCGGCCATGAACGTGCAGATCAACTTGTCCACGACCGGCGATGAGCAGTTCAACACCGAGCATGCCGCGATCGTCGCCGACGCGTTGGCGGAAATTACGCCCTTGGCCGAAACGGTAACGCTTGATATTCGCAGCCTGCTTGCGGATTAG
- a CDS encoding LapA family protein: MKRVVIWAFLFVVLVLLVAQAIESNRDELTRTFPFKFQVPFTDTMFQTAAQLSVASYFAICFVGGGFLVMLLSLVAVIKSNRIAKRSRRELEDANDELERLRGPAEDDEVYQADRLET, encoded by the coding sequence ATGAAACGGGTTGTCATTTGGGCGTTTCTCTTCGTCGTCTTGGTGTTGTTGGTGGCCCAGGCCATTGAGTCGAACCGAGACGAACTAACCAGGACGTTTCCTTTCAAGTTCCAAGTGCCGTTCACGGATACGATGTTCCAGACTGCGGCGCAGCTTTCGGTGGCTAGTTACTTCGCTATTTGCTTCGTCGGCGGTGGATTCCTCGTGATGTTGCTGTCACTTGTGGCGGTCATCAAGTCCAATCGAATAGCCAAGCGATCTCGGCGGGAACTGGAAGATGCGAACGACGAATTGGAGCGTTTGCGCGGTCCGGCCGAAGACGACGAGGTGTATCAAGCCGACCGGCTTGAAACCTGA
- a CDS encoding HAMP domain-containing sensor histidine kinase, protein MEFTRAAVGKWFTGLEDVGHRGPTLGLMTGRFVNLIAAAIFWMVSWNFAPPRPYLLLAIYGFGLVGVAYVLLLPRVYLWRFPIATTLDLLFLDLAAITSVTVNTGGLSSPFLCIFLFPLLAAYFYDNRRLIDLTVGGVAASLLIVAAAHRFFMPAALTGPALPISDVWAWQVPFLFVLLTLAFFINRRSADQRREAQTEMGNLQRRLGAANDELTRSFYDLEAALDRGRANQDYAQHARRQLLRAERFSATGKLVAGILHDMTNPLSIIISDSELFFLKFEDRLDKARTTLQRVLQNAQHMSLLIDNLRLLTKQRGDAVHSPIDMRHLIMRCLRALEPERKRRGVVVDSILDENTPGLLGIESQLEQMIVDLLVNAFEAIHRPGGRVTIRTRQEEDTLVLEVEDDGEGIAAEYLPQIFEPFFSTRGTPSSLGLGLFSVRTIVEEHGGVVSVRSKLDAGTTFIIRLPFEPTRRKKKTS, encoded by the coding sequence ATGGAATTCACACGCGCTGCGGTAGGTAAATGGTTCACCGGGCTGGAGGATGTCGGCCATCGCGGCCCGACGCTCGGCCTGATGACCGGCCGTTTCGTGAATCTGATTGCGGCAGCCATATTTTGGATGGTTTCCTGGAACTTCGCGCCCCCGCGTCCGTACCTGTTGCTGGCGATTTACGGATTCGGCTTGGTGGGCGTTGCTTACGTGCTTCTATTACCGCGCGTGTACCTCTGGCGTTTTCCTATCGCCACCACGTTAGACCTTCTGTTCTTAGATCTGGCGGCCATCACCAGCGTAACGGTAAACACCGGTGGACTCAGCAGCCCCTTTCTTTGCATCTTCCTTTTTCCATTACTTGCGGCGTATTTTTACGATAACCGGCGTTTGATCGATCTGACGGTTGGCGGGGTGGCCGCGTCGTTGCTGATCGTGGCCGCCGCGCATCGCTTTTTCATGCCCGCCGCCTTGACCGGCCCGGCGTTGCCGATTTCCGACGTGTGGGCGTGGCAGGTGCCGTTCCTCTTCGTACTCTTGACGCTGGCTTTCTTCATCAATCGACGCTCCGCCGATCAACGCCGCGAAGCGCAAACCGAAATGGGCAATCTTCAGCGGCGACTGGGTGCGGCCAACGACGAACTGACGCGCAGCTTCTACGATTTGGAGGCGGCGCTGGATCGCGGCCGCGCTAATCAGGATTACGCCCAGCACGCGCGCCGGCAGTTGCTACGCGCCGAGCGCTTTTCTGCAACGGGCAAATTGGTGGCCGGTATTCTGCACGACATGACCAACCCGCTCTCGATCATCATCAGCGATTCCGAACTCTTCTTTTTGAAATTCGAAGACCGGCTCGACAAAGCGCGCACGACGCTCCAACGGGTACTGCAAAACGCCCAGCACATGTCGCTGCTGATCGATAACCTGCGGCTGCTGACCAAACAACGCGGCGACGCCGTTCATTCGCCGATCGATATGCGCCACTTGATCATGCGTTGCCTCAGAGCCCTGGAACCCGAGCGCAAGCGGCGCGGCGTCGTCGTGGATTCCATCCTTGACGAAAACACGCCGGGCCTACTGGGCATTGAAAGCCAGCTCGAACAAATGATCGTTGATCTCTTGGTCAACGCGTTTGAAGCCATCCATCGTCCCGGCGGGCGGGTCACGATACGGACCCGGCAGGAGGAGGACACCCTGGTGCTGGAAGTCGAGGACGACGGCGAAGGAATTGCCGCGGAATACCTGCCGCAGATTTTCGAGCCGTTCTTCAGCACCCGCGGTACTCCGAGTTCCCTGGGACTCGGGCTCTTTTCGGTGCGGACGATTGTGGAGGAGCATGGCGGCGTCGTGAGCGTTCGCAGCAAGCTCGATGCCGGCACGACCTTCATCATTCGGTTGCCGTTTGAGCCGACACGGCGAAAAAAGAAAACGAGCTGA
- a CDS encoding 30S ribosomal protein S1 has product MTDNTNTPNPNEPDTKSDAAIPDTPAPTEEVEEEGERELTFAEMLEETLTSSQQEGEVVKGVVIRIEKDHVLVDIGFKSEGYIDASEFRDETGKVTISEGDEVEALIEAIEDEVGVVVLSKEKADKMKVWDEIYKAYNADGVVRGKVVARVKGGLSVDIGVRAFLPGSQVDLRPVRNIEKFIGQEVECKILKFNKRRGNIVLSRRALLEKEREQLRAETLKQLEEGAVLDGIVKNITDYGAFIDLGGIDGLLHITDMSWGRINHPSELFEVGDEVRVVVLKYDEERQRVSLGYKQIQPDPWTEVPEKFKINDKVKGKVVSLTDYGAFVELEEGVEGLIHVSEMSWVKKIKHPSKILAIGDVIEAVVLDINVESRRISLGLKQTADNPWDKIRERYPVGTRILGKIRNITDFGVFVGIDEGIDGLIHISDISWTQRIRHPSEIFKKGQEVEAVVLNIDTENERFSLGIKQLQEDPWKALPDKHRTGDIVEGTVINITEFGVFVDLGDGIEGLIHVSELSTKKVDDPSKIFSVGDKVMVEIIKIDERERKIRLSRRSLEVNREKADMADFMQKQGSSTVHIGDLIAKAANTSAAEEVAEVAAEEEDAPAEIEEAAPEAEEVEPEADEAEVVETEADEAEVEAEEAEEAEAEAEEAETEPAEEATEEVAEEAPAEEEVDVVADEVPEAEEAPEETPEEATEESTDEEPTEEAPEADDTEKSES; this is encoded by the coding sequence ATGACAGACAACACTAACACCCCCAACCCTAACGAACCCGACACCAAGTCGGATGCCGCGATCCCGGACACGCCTGCGCCGACCGAAGAAGTCGAGGAAGAAGGCGAAAGGGAGCTCACGTTCGCGGAAATGCTCGAGGAAACCCTGACCTCTTCCCAACAGGAAGGCGAAGTCGTCAAGGGCGTCGTGATCCGCATCGAAAAGGATCACGTTCTGGTCGACATTGGTTTCAAGAGCGAAGGCTACATTGATGCCAGCGAGTTTCGCGATGAAACCGGAAAGGTCACCATCAGCGAAGGTGACGAAGTTGAAGCGCTGATCGAAGCCATCGAAGATGAAGTCGGCGTCGTCGTCTTGTCCAAGGAGAAAGCGGACAAGATGAAGGTGTGGGATGAAATCTACAAGGCTTACAACGCCGACGGCGTTGTGCGCGGCAAGGTCGTGGCGCGGGTCAAAGGCGGTCTTTCCGTCGACATCGGCGTGCGCGCGTTCCTGCCCGGCAGCCAGGTCGACCTGCGGCCCGTGCGCAATATCGAAAAGTTCATCGGTCAAGAAGTCGAGTGCAAGATCCTCAAATTCAACAAACGCCGCGGCAACATCGTTCTTTCGCGCCGCGCCTTGTTGGAGAAGGAACGCGAACAACTGCGTGCCGAGACGCTCAAGCAACTCGAAGAGGGCGCCGTTCTCGACGGTATCGTCAAGAACATCACCGATTACGGTGCGTTCATCGATTTGGGCGGCATCGACGGCCTGTTGCACATCACCGACATGAGCTGGGGCCGCATCAACCACCCGTCCGAATTGTTTGAAGTCGGCGACGAAGTTCGCGTCGTGGTCCTCAAGTACGACGAGGAACGCCAGCGCGTCAGCCTCGGGTACAAGCAGATTCAGCCCGACCCGTGGACTGAGGTTCCCGAGAAATTCAAGATCAATGACAAGGTCAAGGGCAAGGTCGTCAGCCTGACCGATTACGGCGCTTTCGTCGAATTGGAAGAGGGTGTCGAAGGCTTGATCCACGTCTCCGAAATGAGCTGGGTCAAGAAGATCAAGCATCCGAGCAAAATCCTGGCCATCGGCGACGTGATCGAAGCCGTTGTGCTGGATATCAACGTGGAGTCGCGGCGCATCAGCCTCGGGTTGAAGCAAACCGCCGACAACCCGTGGGATAAGATCAGGGAAAGATACCCGGTCGGTACGCGCATCCTGGGTAAAATCCGCAACATTACCGACTTCGGTGTGTTCGTGGGTATCGACGAGGGCATCGACGGCCTGATTCACATCAGCGACATTTCCTGGACGCAGCGGATCCGGCATCCGTCCGAGATCTTCAAGAAGGGCCAGGAAGTCGAAGCCGTCGTGCTCAACATCGACACCGAAAACGAGCGCTTCTCCCTGGGCATCAAGCAGCTCCAGGAAGACCCGTGGAAAGCGTTGCCGGACAAACACCGGACGGGCGACATCGTCGAAGGCACCGTGATCAACATCACGGAGTTCGGCGTGTTCGTCGACCTGGGCGATGGCATCGAGGGCTTGATCCACGTGTCGGAATTGTCGACCAAGAAAGTCGACGACCCGTCCAAGATCTTCAGCGTCGGCGACAAGGTGATGGTGGAAATCATCAAGATCGACGAACGCGAACGTAAGATTCGCCTGTCGCGCCGCAGCTTGGAAGTCAACCGTGAAAAAGCCGACATGGCCGATTTCATGCAGAAGCAAGGTTCCAGCACGGTGCACATCGGCGACTTGATCGCCAAGGCCGCCAACACCTCCGCAGCGGAAGAAGTAGCGGAAGTGGCCGCTGAAGAAGAAGACGCTCCGGCGGAAATCGAAGAGGCCGCACCGGAAGCTGAAGAGGTCGAACCGGAAGCCGACGAAGCCGAAGTGGTCGAAACGGAAGCTGACGAAGCCGAAGTGGAAGCCGAAGAAGCCGAAGAAGCCGAAGCGGAAGCCGAAGAGGCCGAAACCGAGCCTGCTGAAGAGGCGACCGAGGAAGTCGCTGAGGAAGCGCCGGCTGAGGAAGAAGTCGACGTCGTGGCCGACGAGGTACCGGAAGCCGAGGAAGCTCCTGAGGAAACTCCTGAGGAAGCTACCGAGGAATCAACGGACGAAGAGCCCACGGAAGAGGCGCCGGAAGCCGACGATACCGAAAAGTCCGAAAGTTAA
- the sppA gene encoding signal peptide peptidase SppA gives MKRYPFLLGFLIFGLVAVLFYAVVVFSFSFAGTGRSFGVSWFSESIGVVEIVGVIDSSRRITEQIRDYAEDSGIAGLLVRIDSPGGVVAPTQEIYSELRRTSAETGIPIVASLGSTAASGGYYVAAGCDYVVANPGTLTGSIGVIMEFITVEGAFEKLGLKSEVIKSGPFKDSGNYARSLTPAEREMLQSTIDSVHEQFVEAVAAGRGLEPERVREIADGRIYSGAQAIEIGLVDQLGTFYDAVDVLKEKLDITGKVKLIFPKRKKPDLMDLFLDDVFGRLEQWPGTTPKSRLYYR, from the coding sequence ATGAAGAGATACCCGTTCCTATTGGGGTTTCTGATTTTCGGCCTAGTGGCCGTGTTGTTTTACGCAGTGGTCGTGTTTTCGTTCTCGTTTGCGGGAACCGGCCGGTCGTTTGGAGTTTCGTGGTTCTCTGAAAGCATTGGCGTGGTGGAAATCGTCGGCGTGATCGATTCGAGTCGGCGAATCACCGAGCAAATACGGGACTATGCCGAGGATTCGGGAATCGCCGGATTGTTGGTGCGCATCGACTCGCCCGGCGGCGTCGTGGCTCCGACTCAGGAGATCTACTCGGAACTGCGGCGCACTTCGGCCGAAACGGGTATTCCCATTGTGGCGTCGCTGGGATCGACCGCTGCGTCCGGCGGATATTATGTAGCGGCCGGGTGTGATTATGTCGTTGCGAATCCGGGCACACTGACCGGCTCGATCGGCGTGATTATGGAATTCATCACGGTCGAAGGCGCGTTTGAAAAGCTCGGCCTGAAAAGTGAAGTCATCAAGTCCGGGCCCTTCAAGGATTCAGGCAATTATGCGCGATCGTTGACGCCCGCCGAACGCGAGATGCTGCAATCGACGATCGATTCGGTGCATGAGCAGTTCGTGGAGGCGGTCGCGGCGGGACGCGGGTTGGAACCTGAGCGCGTGCGTGAAATCGCCGACGGCCGAATTTACTCCGGCGCTCAGGCGATAGAAATCGGCTTGGTGGACCAACTCGGCACGTTTTACGATGCCGTTGACGTGTTGAAGGAAAAGCTGGACATTACAGGGAAAGTGAAGCTCATTTTCCCGAAACGGAAAAAACCCGATTTAATGGACTTGTTCTTGGACGACGTGTTCGGTCGCCTCGAACAGTGGCCTGGGACAACGCCCAAGAGTCGGCTGTATTATCGATGA
- a CDS encoding tetratricopeptide repeat protein encodes MHWRISVVLVLLICLPAVAGDDDVAENILKLYATGEIAKADQSLDDFLEAETDPANRCPVLLAAAQADRPFFDAKKRLRECIENCAQRPEEATARAALVRLLHLSGEDRTAINSADEFLRKHPDHPAAPDILLLRGALELRLPLGSTSGRSFATFLAKHPDHPRAAQALAGLGDMKVRQKDWPGAVEAYMRALQANSNILDLPSIYFHLGLAAEKQHRYDMAHHYYRLLVQNWPETLVAWRAKDRLESTLFRDGGPTEIRPPKSKARFSLSVGVYENLAAAERASGSFSAAGLRVHLVLRGKRCELLVGEFDTESDAENFANELTRRFHVETVAKRLP; translated from the coding sequence TTGCACTGGCGAATCTCCGTTGTGCTTGTTTTGCTGATCTGCCTGCCGGCCGTGGCAGGGGACGATGACGTTGCCGAAAATATCCTGAAGTTGTACGCGACGGGGGAAATCGCCAAGGCCGATCAATCGCTCGACGACTTCCTCGAAGCGGAGACCGACCCCGCCAATCGTTGCCCCGTCTTACTGGCGGCCGCACAAGCCGATCGCCCCTTCTTCGACGCCAAAAAACGCTTGCGCGAATGTATCGAAAACTGCGCCCAGCGACCGGAAGAAGCGACGGCCCGCGCCGCACTGGTTCGCCTTCTGCACTTGAGCGGCGAGGATCGCACGGCGATCAACAGCGCCGATGAATTTCTACGAAAGCACCCCGATCATCCCGCCGCTCCGGATATCTTGTTGCTGCGCGGAGCCTTGGAACTGCGGTTGCCGCTGGGATCGACTTCCGGACGCAGCTTCGCCACGTTTTTGGCCAAGCACCCGGACCACCCGCGTGCGGCGCAAGCACTGGCCGGCCTCGGCGACATGAAGGTGAGGCAGAAAGACTGGCCGGGCGCCGTTGAGGCCTACATGCGCGCCTTGCAGGCCAACTCGAATATTCTAGACTTGCCTTCGATCTATTTTCATCTTGGCTTGGCCGCGGAAAAACAGCATCGATACGACATGGCCCACCACTACTATCGACTGCTGGTGCAAAACTGGCCCGAAACGTTGGTCGCCTGGCGAGCCAAGGATCGCCTCGAGAGCACGCTCTTTCGCGACGGGGGTCCGACGGAAATCCGCCCGCCGAAAAGCAAGGCGCGCTTCAGCTTGAGTGTCGGTGTCTACGAAAACCTCGCCGCCGCCGAACGCGCCTCGGGATCTTTCTCCGCGGCGGGGCTTCGCGTGCATCTCGTATTGCGTGGCAAGCGTTGCGAATTGCTGGTGGGCGAGTTCGACACGGAGTCCGACGCCGAAAATTTTGCTAATGAATTGACTCGACGTTTTCACGTTGAAACCGTTGCCAAACGACTGCCGTAA
- a CDS encoding EI24 domain-containing protein, with the protein MRGLTRGFGFAFRGFSYLMRHSDLWPTALLPILINVLVFAGGLTAYVYFFPRILDVFVNYPEVWWQWVVYVLAIILLVAVAAVVVVFGFTLLGCLVAGPFLDMLSERVEKKEGRPDTRTNLRQFFGDTWSTVTFTVLVLLLFVSTQLLLLLLWFVPVVGGILYAVLSPLTGGFLLALEFFNLPLTRRRTGTRDQINFAWRYKSHAVGFGLAVFLTTLVPLLNFLLLPVAAIGATLLVRELENENDHAPASG; encoded by the coding sequence GTGAGGGGCCTGACCCGCGGTTTCGGCTTTGCATTTCGCGGATTCTCATACTTGATGCGTCATAGCGATTTGTGGCCGACGGCGTTGCTGCCGATACTGATCAACGTCCTTGTCTTCGCCGGCGGCTTGACCGCGTACGTCTATTTCTTCCCCCGCATTCTCGACGTGTTCGTCAACTACCCGGAAGTTTGGTGGCAGTGGGTCGTCTACGTGCTCGCGATTATCCTGCTCGTGGCGGTCGCCGCCGTCGTGGTCGTGTTCGGGTTCACGCTGCTGGGCTGTCTCGTTGCCGGGCCCTTTCTGGACATGCTTTCCGAGCGTGTGGAGAAAAAGGAAGGCCGCCCGGACACCCGCACGAACCTACGGCAGTTCTTCGGCGACACGTGGTCTACCGTGACTTTTACCGTGCTTGTGCTGTTGTTGTTCGTTTCGACCCAGCTTCTGTTGCTGTTGCTATGGTTTGTTCCCGTCGTCGGCGGCATTTTGTATGCCGTGCTGTCGCCGCTGACGGGCGGTTTTCTGCTGGCGCTGGAGTTCTTCAACCTGCCGCTGACGCGACGGCGCACCGGAACTCGCGACCAGATCAATTTCGCCTGGCGATACAAATCCCACGCCGTCGGCTTCGGCCTTGCCGTCTTTTTGACGACCCTCGTACCGCTGCTCAATTTCCTGTTGCTTCCCGTGGCCGCCATCGGCGCCACCCTGCTGGTGCGGGAACTGGAGAATGAAAATGACCATGCGCCCGCATCCGGCTGA
- the ftcD gene encoding glutamate formimidoyltransferase yields the protein MNQIVECVPNISEGRDQAKIDSVLEAIKRTGAIVLSAEAEATYNRTVITIVGDPETIVDGAFACIRAATSMIDMQQHQGEHPRMGAADVVPFVPVKGVTMADCARLARKLGRRVGDQIGIPVYLYGEAARRPERTNLAKVRKGQYEGLLEKLSDPEWTPDFGPAKFVPASGATAIGARQFLIAYNVNLATEDVGFANTIAKTLRESGYKKDGERIPGLFQAVKGMGFALEVPGRKLAQVSMNLVNYKVTNMHVVYDKIVELAAEKDVQVTGSEIVGLLPLVALAESGRHYGGADLDDAAAVRAAAEGLGLADLAPFDPDEKVLEYLIAKRL from the coding sequence ATGAATCAAATTGTCGAATGCGTACCTAATATCAGCGAGGGACGGGATCAGGCCAAGATCGACAGCGTGCTGGAGGCGATTAAGCGCACGGGCGCCATCGTGCTTTCCGCCGAGGCCGAAGCGACCTACAACCGCACGGTCATCACGATCGTGGGCGACCCCGAGACGATCGTCGACGGCGCCTTTGCCTGCATACGCGCTGCGACTTCAATGATCGACATGCAGCAACATCAAGGCGAGCATCCGCGCATGGGTGCCGCGGACGTCGTTCCTTTTGTGCCGGTCAAGGGCGTAACGATGGCCGATTGTGCGCGCTTGGCCCGCAAGTTGGGCCGCCGTGTGGGCGACCAGATCGGCATACCGGTGTACCTGTATGGCGAGGCGGCGCGTAGGCCCGAGCGCACTAATTTGGCCAAGGTCCGCAAAGGCCAGTACGAGGGATTGCTCGAGAAGTTGAGCGACCCGGAGTGGACGCCGGACTTCGGTCCCGCGAAATTCGTTCCGGCCTCCGGCGCAACCGCGATCGGCGCGCGGCAGTTTCTTATCGCCTACAACGTCAACCTGGCGACCGAGGACGTCGGCTTCGCCAACACGATCGCCAAGACCCTCCGCGAGTCCGGGTACAAAAAAGACGGCGAGCGCATCCCGGGCCTTTTTCAAGCAGTCAAAGGGATGGGTTTTGCGTTGGAGGTCCCCGGCCGCAAACTAGCGCAAGTCAGCATGAACTTGGTCAACTATAAGGTCACCAACATGCATGTGGTCTACGACAAAATCGTCGAACTCGCCGCCGAAAAAGACGTGCAGGTCACGGGTTCGGAAATCGTCGGCCTCTTGCCGCTGGTTGCCCTGGCCGAAAGCGGCCGTCACTACGGCGGCGCCGATCTCGATGACGCCGCGGCCGTGCGCGCGGCCGCCGAGGGATTGGGCCTGGCGGATCTCGCGCCCTTCGATCCCGATGAAAAAGTGCTCGAATACTTGATCGCCAAACGCTTGTAA
- a CDS encoding HAD family hydrolase codes for MTMRPHPAENIPEHRLRDLRLLASDIDDTLTESGHIPPAVLETLQRVKNDGVRVWLVTGRSAAWGQAMSHYLDVDGVIAENGGVICRGEEVRLLADTSLIGDGRARLIEAFERLRKRLPAARATGDNIGRLTDWTIDRATLSTDEVATAAATAEEAGLRCVASSIHVHYFAAGHDKATALGRICEEEAIDDRQQVLTLGDSVNDEPLFNPAYFPFSVGVANVAEYLDQLQHRPLFMLPAPRAAGALWLLRRILVCRGV; via the coding sequence ATGACCATGCGCCCGCATCCGGCTGAGAACATTCCCGAACACCGCTTGCGTGACCTGCGCCTGCTGGCCAGCGACATTGACGATACACTCACCGAATCAGGCCACATTCCCCCTGCTGTACTTGAGACCCTTCAACGCGTGAAAAATGACGGCGTGCGCGTTTGGCTGGTAACCGGACGCTCCGCCGCCTGGGGGCAGGCGATGTCGCATTACCTCGACGTCGACGGGGTGATTGCCGAAAACGGCGGCGTGATCTGTCGTGGCGAGGAAGTCCGCCTTCTGGCCGACACGAGCCTCATCGGCGACGGGCGCGCCCGACTGATCGAGGCCTTCGAACGTTTGCGCAAGCGTCTGCCTGCCGCCCGGGCTACCGGCGACAACATCGGGCGCCTAACGGACTGGACGATCGATCGCGCGACGCTTTCCACTGACGAAGTGGCCACGGCCGCCGCCACCGCCGAGGAGGCCGGGCTACGCTGCGTGGCCAGTTCCATTCACGTGCACTACTTCGCCGCCGGGCACGACAAGGCCACCGCGCTGGGCCGTATCTGTGAAGAGGAAGCGATCGACGACCGCCAACAAGTACTTACTCTCGGCGACAGCGTTAACGACGAACCGCTGTTCAACCCGGCTTACTTTCCCTTTTCGGTCGGCGTGGCCAACGTCGCGGAGTACCTCGACCAATTGCAGCATCGTCCCCTGTTCATGTTGCCCGCCCCCCGCGCCGCCGGCGCGCTCTGGCTGCTTCGCCGCATCCTGGTCTGCCGCGGCGTGTAG
- a CDS encoding integration host factor subunit beta, whose translation MTKSDLIAAVAEKIPGKRKKDAEVIINTIFDSMTDALRQGERIEIRGFGSFHLRERKNRVGRNPKTATKVHVPAKKVPFFKAGKELKKLVDFDGSE comes from the coding sequence ATGACGAAAAGTGATTTGATCGCTGCAGTGGCGGAGAAGATTCCGGGCAAACGGAAAAAAGACGCGGAAGTGATCATCAACACGATTTTCGACAGCATGACCGACGCCCTTCGCCAGGGTGAACGTATCGAGATTCGAGGTTTCGGCAGTTTCCATCTGCGTGAGCGGAAAAATCGCGTCGGCCGCAACCCCAAGACCGCTACGAAGGTCCACGTGCCCGCGAAAAAAGTACCCTTTTTCAAAGCGGGCAAGGAACTGAAAAAACTCGTCGACTTCGACGGAAGCGAATGA